GTCGTAAACCACAATATCCCAACCTAGCGGCGCGGTGCCGTGGGAATCCTCGCGCTTCAGCGCGGGGAGGATGTCAACATCCGCGTGTAGTGGTTAAAACCCCGCGCGTCGTTCCGAGACCGAAAGTCGACGAGGAGTGACGCTCGAACGCGCGTCCCGGAGCCGAAACGCCGATAGCTCAGGAGCCAGTACCGATCACCGACCGATCACTTCACCGCCCATGACGCCAGCTATCACCGATCGATCAATACTCGCGGCTTCCACCCTCGTCGCGACCGTCGCGACCGCCGGAAGCCTCTACTTCAGCGACGTGATGGGACTCGTCCCCTGCGAACTGTGCTGGTTCCAGCGTATGGGGATGTACCCGCTGGTCGTCGTGTTGGCCGTCGCGACGTACGAGGATCGGATCGCAGCTTGGCGAGCAGCGCTGCCGCTGTCCGTCGGGGGTGCGGTCGTCGCGGCGTATCACTCCGCTTTGCAGTTACGGTCGGGGGGAACCTGCTCGCTTGGTGGCGGGTGCGGCAGCGTCCAGTACGAACTGTTCGGAATACTCTCGATCCCAAATCTGTCGCTGCTCGCGTTCGCGTTGATTTCCGTCGGCCTCGCGGCAGGTGCGCTTCGGGATCGGTAGCGCGCGGCTGGAACGCTCCGTACACCGATCGCTCGCTGTCCCGATCACCGCACGGCGCGAATCAACTCGATCAACTCGTCGCGAAGGTACACCCGATCGATCCTCGGCGTCCGAACCCCTACCGCATCGAGACGCGCCTCCAGCCCGTGCGTCGGATACGCGCCGCCGGCGATCCGGAACGATCCGTCCGTCACCCACACCGCGAGCCACCCCTCCGCGTCGATCCGTTCGGGACCGCGCTCCGCTGCGATCGGTAGGTGCGCGGTGAACTGTCGGAGCCGAGTCCGATCGCCGGATTCGGTTCGGACCCGTTCGCGCCGTCCGCTTTCGACGCCCTCGAACCCACGCCCCTCGAGTTCGTCGACGAACGTCCGCCGCGCCTGCCTCGCGACGGTCGGACGGATCGACACGGTCCCGACCATCGGTGCCAACGGCGGTCGAAACGACAGCGCCGTGGCGAAGAAAAAGCGCCACGACCCGCCGTCGCCGTCGTCACCGACCCGGTCGTCGACCTCGGCGTCGCCAACGATCGCCGCCACGCCGGCCGCTTCGATCGCCGCCCGCAGGTCAGCATCGTCGTACAGCAGCGTGCGCCCGGTCACCTCCATCCCCGGCATCCGAAAGACCGTCCGCTCGCGCTTCGATCGCAGCTCCCAGCCGTCGGCGAGCAGTCGGTCGTGCGGGACCGACGGATAGCCATCCGCGCTCCCGGTCACGGGATTCTCCCCCACCGGCCTCCGATCGCCTCGAACATACCACGCGTTGTGGCTTCGAGGGTATGAATCTGTGCGACGTCCGGTTCGATTAGTCGTCCTGTGCGTCGACGACGGCGACGCCGGCGAGGTTGACGATATGCTTCCAGCCGTTTCCCGCTCGGGGTTCACGTTCGCTCACCGTCGCGGCAAACTCCTGGACCGAAAAGGCCGCTCGGCCCGATGGGCCTCGCGGTCAGTCGTCCTGTGCATCGACGACGGCGACGCCGGCGAGGTTGACGATATCTTTGACCTCGTCGCCGCGCTGGAGGACGTGGACGGGTTTGTCCATGCCGACGAGCATCGGGCCGATGGCTTCGGCTCCGCCGAGTCGCTGCAAGAGCTTGTACGCGATGTTGCCCGCCTCCAGGTTCGGAAACACCAACACGTTCGCCGGCTCGTCGAGTTCCGCGAAGGGGTAGTCCTCGGTCAACAGCTCCTCGACGACGGCGGTGTCGGCCTGCATTTCGCCGTCCACTGGGAAGTCGACCGTCGAGTCCTCGCGCAGCAGCCGGGCCGCCTCCCGCGGTTTGTACGTTCCCTCGTTGTCGACCGTCCCGAAGTCGGAGTACGACAGCATCGCCACGCTCGGGTTGACGTTGAACTGCCGGGCGAGCTCGGCGGTGTGTCTGGCGACCTCCGCGAGCACGTGCTCGTCGGGGGCCTGATTGACGGTGGCGTCGGCGACGAAGACGACGCGGTTTTTGAACGTCAGCATGTACACGCCCGCGGCGTACTCCGAATCGGCGTCCGTGCCGACGATCTGCAATGGCGGCCGAAGCGCCGTCGGATAGTGGTTCGTCAGCCCGGTAAGCATCGCGTCGGCGTCGCCCATCTCCACCATCACGCTCGCCAGATAGTTGCCGTTGTGGACTAGCCCCTCGGCTTCCCGTCGGGTGACGCCCTTCCGCTGGCGGAGCTCGTACAGTCGGTCGGCATACGGCGATAGTTCGTCGCTCACCGGATCGACGATCTCCGGTTCGAAGTCCAATCCGAGCTCGGCCGACTGCTCCCAGATCGATCGCTTGTCGCCGATAAGCACGGGTTCGGCGATCGACTGCTCGATCAACTGATACGCGGCTCGGATCATCTTCGGGTCGTCGCCCTCGGCGAGGACGAGGCGTTTGGGATCGCTTTTGGCCTTGTTGAGCACGACCCGCATCATCTCTCTGGACTTCCCCAACCGCGCCTCCAGTTCCTCGCGGTACGCGTCGAGGTCGAGTTCCTCGCGCGCGACGCCGCTTTCCATCGCGGCCCCCGCGACGGCCCCCGACACCTCGAACAGTACACGCGAATCGAGCGGTTTGGGGATGATGTACTCGGGGCCGAACTGCAGCGGTTGGTCGCCGTAGGCTTTGACGACGGCGTCGGGGACGTCCTGTTTGGCGAGGTCGGCCAGCGCCTCGGCGGCCGCCACTTTCATCTCCTCGTTGATCTCCGTCGCCCGCACGTCGAGCGCGCCGCGGAAGATGAACGGGAAGCCGAGTACGTTGTTCACCTGATTCGGATAATCCGAGCGTCCCGTTGCCATGATCACCGTGTCGTCGCGCGCGTTCTTGGCCGTCTCGTAATCGATCTCTGGCTCCGGATTCGCCATGGCGAAGATGATGGGGTCATCGGCCATCGAGCGGACCATCTCCTCGGAGACGATCCCGCCGACCGACAGCCCGACGAACACGTCCGCACCCGCCATCGCGTCCGCCAACTCCCCGCCCGTCGGACTCGCGAACGCCTCGACGTAGGTGTGTGGATCGCCGTCCGCGACCCGAGCCTCGGTGATGATGCCGTCGATGTCGCACATGGTGACGTTGTCGGCCCGGACGCCGAGCGACCGGTAGAAGTGTGCCGTCGCGGTCGCGGCTGCCCCCGCGCCGGAGAAGACGATCTGGAGTTCGTCGAGCGATTTGCCGGTGATCTCGGCGGCGTTCAACAGCGCCGCCCCGGAGATGATCGCCGTGCCGTGTTGGTCGTCGTGAAACACCGGGATGTCCATCTCCTCACGCAGCCGTGACTCGATCTCAAAACACTCCGGTGCTTTGATGTCTTCGAGGTTGATCCCCCCGAACGTCGGCTCCATTCGCGCGACCGATTCGGCGAACTCGGTCGGATCGTCCTCGTCTATCTCGATGTCGAAGACGTCGATGTCAGCGAAGCGCTTGAACAATACGCCCTTGCCCTCCATCACGGGTTTGGATGCTTGCGCGCCGATATCGCCGAGACCCAATACAGCGGTCCCGTTCGAGACGACGCCGACCATGTTCCCTTTGCTCGTGTAGGTGTACGCCTCCTCGGGAGTTTTTGCGATCTCGTTGCACGGGGCCGCAACGCCCGGTGAGTACGCCAGCGACAGATCCCGTTGGGTGTTCGTCGGCTTCGTGGTCGAAATTTCGATCTTTCCCGGCGGGTCGATCCGGTGATACTCCAGTGAATCCTCGTCCAATCCCATATCGATATTCGCAACGTGCAGCCTAAAGAGTGATCGCTTCTCGAATCCGCCATTGTCGGCGCATATTCCGTGCGTATCGATCGCACATGTCTGGAAAATCGGACGGATGTTGAGACTTCGATTCACCGGTCGTCGACGTGGAATTCGAAGCGCACGCCGCCGTCCTCGCCGCCGGTGATCCGGATGGGCCAGCCGTGGCTGTCGGCGACCGCGTCGACGATCGCGAGCCTGATGCCGGCCCCATCGCCGCCTAAGTAGCCGGATTTCAGCACCGCGTCGAGTTCGGATTCGGGGATCCCGGGACCGTCGTCCTCGACGTAGAAGCCATCGTCGAGCCGATCCAACGCGGCGGCTGGCCCGGGGGCCGTGACGACATCGAAGTCCTCCCGCTCGAGGTACTCCGCCGAGAGCGACCGGAACGCGTCGTCGGCCCGCAGAACGCGAATTTCGGGAGCCGAACGGGTGTGTTTTCCGAATCCGCAGTTAAACCTTCGCGTCTTTTCGCCCCGGTCGATCGACGGTCGTCTCGCCCCGTCGGCTCGCAGCCGAGTCAGGGCCGGGTGACCAACACGACTGCGATTGCCCCGGCCGTCGCCGCGATGCCTGCGAGGACGACGAACATGACCGAGACGGAGGCGTACGTCAACACCGTCCCCGTGATGGCGGCCCCGAGCGCGCCGATGCCGAAGATCGCGAGGTACGTGTACCCGAACGACAGTCCCCGAGACTCGGGGACGGAGTACTTCGTGATCGTCGCCTGCGTGAGCGGCTGCATCGCGAACAGCGTGAATCCGAGGGCGACGCTCGCGACGACCAGCCCGCCGAGTCCCGCCCGGGCGGCCGGAACGAAGGCCAACGCGATAACGCACAGCGACGACAGCATGACGATCAGTCCGCGGTCGGGTTCGATCCGTTCGGTGAGTCGCCCGCCGAGATACTGACCGCCGATCCCGACGGTGAGCAACCCCGCGTAGAGGTAGCTCGACAGGTCGAACTCCTCGGCGACCGCGCTGTCCGGATCGAAGAGCCCGAGTCGGACGTCGCCCACCGCCGCGGTGAGAAAGTCCCCGAGCAGATCCGGCAGGAACGTCAGCGCCCCCCGGTAGTACAGCCCGTTCAGCGCGACGACGACGAACACGAGCGCGAACCCGGCGGTGAAAAGCGTCCGGCTCTGGTCGACGAACGCCGAGAGGCTCTCGGGGCCCGTGCTTTTGTCGAGCGTCTCCGCGTCGCGCTCGTCGATCGCCGCCGTCGGGTCGAACTCGATCCGAAGCCCGACGGCCGCGGCGACGAGCGCCGGCGCGGCCAACAGCATGGCGACGGTCTGCCAATCGAACGCCAAGAGCAACAGCGCCGTCACGAGCGGGCCGCCCGCGATCCCGGCGTTGCCGGCCATCCCGTGGAAGGCGAAGCCGCGACCGCGGTCGACGACGCCGTTGCTGATGAGCGTGAGCCCCGCCGGGTGATAGACGCTCGCGGAGATCCCCCACAGCGCGAGCGCGACGGCGATTCCGGGGATGCTCGGTGCGACGCTCAAGACGAGGAACGACAGCCCCATACCGGCGAGACAGCCGACGACGAGCGTCCGAGAGCCGTAGCGATCGACCAACAGCCCGCCCGGTAGCGCGCCGACGCCGAAGAGGCCGTAGCCGACCGCGACGACGGTGCCCAACAACGCCGCCGTCGTCGAGAACTCCAACAGCCAGATCGTCATCAGGATCGGGATCGACAGCTCGTAGATGTGGACCATCCCGTGCCCCGCCATCACGAAGCCGACGATCGACCTGTCGTTTCCGTTCACGCTCGCGCTACTGCGAAGACGATGTTAGACCATTCGGTTTCTCGACGTGTCTCGGTCGCGCCATCTCTTTTGGCGGCGCGAACAAGGTCACCGGAGGTGAGCACCGGTGAGGTTGACCTCGCATCGCTCGGCGTCGTACCCTGCCGCCGAGAGCCCATCGTCGAGCGCGAAGACGGTTTCGCCGAGCATCGCCATCGCCGCCTCCCCGCCCGCTTCGGAGACCGCACGGATGGCCTCCTCGACCGGCGACGTCAGGAGATCGGCTTCCCGTGCGAACCGCCGCGAGACTTCCATGAACGTCTCGACGGACGGCTCGGCGACGAGCGTCGACAGCGCCCGCGTCCCCGCAGCGGTCAACTCCTCGGTGTCGCCCGTCAGGATCTCTGCCGTCGACAGTTCGCCGAAGTTGACGTACTCGATCGACCGGCGGTCGGGGAGCCCGTCCATCGCGCCGTGTGCCGGCGCACCGGGTTCGAGCCGGATCGGGAAGCCGCCGCGCGCCTGTCCGACGACGTCACCGAGTCCGGTGCCGGCCTGCACTTCCGCGCCGTGGGCGATCGTGACGAGCTCATTCTCGGAGAGCGCGCGGGCAAAGACGGCGTTCGTCGCGAGCGCGGTCCCGAGCGCGGCCGCCCCCGACACGCCGAAGCCCGCCCCGAGCGGGAGGTCGGTCTCGACGGCGACGTGGGCGGTCGCTCGAAGCGCGCCGAGCACGCGGTCGACGGCCTCGATCGTCGCGGGCTCGCCGTTGAGTTCGAGGCCGTCACCGGGTTCGAGTCGGACCACGACGCCCTCGTCGACGGTGACGCCGGCCCCGCGCGAGCCGGCAATCGTGGGATCGTCGTCCGGGTGGGCGCTGAAAAACCCGGTCACGTGTCCGGGAACGAACGCGCCCGCCGAGTGTGCCATGGCGTGGGCTCGGAGATGAAGCGAGTTAAACGTGGCTAAGCGCGTCGATCGCGGCGCAGTCACGAAGGTAAACCGTTTTGATGCGGGTGGACCAAGACGTGGATAGAACACTCGTGGCTGATCACACAGAGGAACCGGCGTCCGGCGGTGCGGTGCTCGTCCCCGTCGGTGAGTCGGTGACACTGCGGAACACGGTCTCGTACGCGATCGAGGCCGCCGACGAGGCCGGACTCGACGCGGTCCACTTTGTCGCGCCGGTCGCGTGGCACGACATCAGCGACGTCGAGGCCGAGGTCAGAGAGCGGACCGAGTCGCTTTTGACTCGCGTCTCGGCGTGGGTCGACGAGGACGTGCCCGAGGGATCGCCGGCCGCCGAAACGGCGATCATCGGCGAGGACGAGTACCTGTTCAGCCCCGACGACTACGCCGACGTGCTCGCTGGGTACGCCGACGAGCACGGAATCGACCGCATCATCGTCGACCCCGAGTTCAGCCCCGGCGGCAACGTCCCGCTGTTGCGTCCGATGGAGGTCGCCCTCGCCGCGCGCGGGTTCGAGGTGTCGGAAGCGCCGACGCGACGCACCGTCCGTCGCTCACGGCTGACGCGGGCGGGCGGCGCGCTGCAGTTCGGGCTGCTGTTCGGCGTCTCGTTTCTGTTTTATCAGCTGCTCGGCGGCTTCGCCGTCGTGACCGGCGATAGCTACGATCTCGCCTACGAACTCGTCACGGGCACGCTCACCGCCGGGATCGTGGCGGGCGCGCTGTACACCGTGACGCTCTCCGAGCGGGTCCGAATCGGACGGCTCGCGATACAACTCGCGAGGTTCGCGCTGTTCGTTCCGTATCTCCTCTACGAGATCGTCGTTTCGAACCTCTACATCACGTACATAGTCCTCCACCCGAACCTCCCGATTGATCCCCGGATGACTCGGGTTCGATCGGCGGTGTGGGGCGGTCCCGCGGTGACGACGCTCGCGAACAGTATCACCCTCACGCCGGGAACGCTCACGGTCCGAACTCGCGGACAGTACCTCTACGTTCACGGCCTCTTCGAGGGCGCACGCGATGGGATCGCCGACGGTGCGCTCGAACGCGCCGTCCGGTTCGTCTTCTACGGGCGACGGGCGATGACGATCCCCGGTCCGGCCGAGCGCGGCGACTACGAGGAGCTACAGAGTCCCCGAGCCGATGACGCGACGAAGGAGGGGAAAGACGAGTCCTGATGTTGACGCCCATCTTTCTCGGGGCGGCAGCCGTCCTCGTCGTCCTCGCGCTCGTTGTGCTCTACCGGGCCGTCGTGGGGCCGACGATGCAGGATCGCGTCGTCGCGGTCAACGTCCTCGGGACGAAGACCGTCCTCATCCTGGCGCTGTTGGCGGTGGCGCTCGACAGCGAGTCCTTCATCGACATCGCGCTCGTCTACGCGCTGTTGAACTTCCTCATGGCGGTCGCCATCTCGAAGTTCACGGTCAAGCGGGGGGGCGTCATATGAACGATCTCCGCCTCGCGGCGATCCTCGTGCTACTCGCCGCCGGGGTCTTCTTCACGCTCGTCTCCGTCGTCGGCGTGATCCGGCTGCCGGACGTCTACTCGCGCGCCCACACCGCCTCGCAGACGGACACGCTCGGCGCAGGACTCGTCGTGGCATCCGTCGTACTCGCCTACGGCGTCGATTCCGGCGTCATCAAAGCGGTGTTGTTGCTCGTGTTCATCTTCATCACCAACCCGACTGCGGCGCACGCGATCGCACGGGCCGCGTACGAAGAGGGTATCGAACCGTGGACCGAGGGGGACGACAGACGATGAGCGCGGTCGGCTTCGCGCTCGCTGGGTTCGTCGTCGTCACCGCGGTCGCGACCGCGCTGTTGCGCGACACGCTCGCGGTCATCATCGTCTTCGCGGCGTACAGCCTCGGCATGGCGCTTTTGTACTCGCTGTTGCTCGCGCCGGACGTCGCGCTCACCGAGGCCGCGATCGGTGCCGGCGTGACGACGATCCTGTTGCTCGTGACGATCACGAAGACGACGCGGCCGCGAACCGAGGAGATCTTCGCGTCGGTCAACTGGCCCGCCGCGACCGTCTCCGTCGGGCTGGCCGCCGTCCTCCTCGCGATCACCGGTGCGATC
The DNA window shown above is from Natronomonas salsuginis and carries:
- a CDS encoding disulfide bond formation protein B, which translates into the protein MTPAITDRSILAASTLVATVATAGSLYFSDVMGLVPCELCWFQRMGMYPLVVVLAVATYEDRIAAWRAALPLSVGGAVVAAYHSALQLRSGGTCSLGGGCGSVQYELFGILSIPNLSLLAFALISVGLAAGALRDR
- a CDS encoding NADP-dependent malic enzyme, encoding MGLDEDSLEYHRIDPPGKIEISTTKPTNTQRDLSLAYSPGVAAPCNEIAKTPEEAYTYTSKGNMVGVVSNGTAVLGLGDIGAQASKPVMEGKGVLFKRFADIDVFDIEIDEDDPTEFAESVARMEPTFGGINLEDIKAPECFEIESRLREEMDIPVFHDDQHGTAIISGAALLNAAEITGKSLDELQIVFSGAGAAATATAHFYRSLGVRADNVTMCDIDGIITEARVADGDPHTYVEAFASPTGGELADAMAGADVFVGLSVGGIVSEEMVRSMADDPIIFAMANPEPEIDYETAKNARDDTVIMATGRSDYPNQVNNVLGFPFIFRGALDVRATEINEEMKVAAAEALADLAKQDVPDAVVKAYGDQPLQFGPEYIIPKPLDSRVLFEVSGAVAGAAMESGVAREELDLDAYREELEARLGKSREMMRVVLNKAKSDPKRLVLAEGDDPKMIRAAYQLIEQSIAEPVLIGDKRSIWEQSAELGLDFEPEIVDPVSDELSPYADRLYELRQRKGVTRREAEGLVHNGNYLASVMVEMGDADAMLTGLTNHYPTALRPPLQIVGTDADSEYAAGVYMLTFKNRVVFVADATVNQAPDEHVLAEVARHTAELARQFNVNPSVAMLSYSDFGTVDNEGTYKPREAARLLREDSTVDFPVDGEMQADTAVVEELLTEDYPFAELDEPANVLVFPNLEAGNIAYKLLQRLGGAEAIGPMLVGMDKPVHVLQRGDEVKDIVNLAGVAVVDAQDD
- a CDS encoding sensor histidine kinase yields the protein MDRLDDGFYVEDDGPGIPESELDAVLKSGYLGGDGAGIRLAIVDAVADSHGWPIRITGGEDGGVRFEFHVDDR
- a CDS encoding MFS transporter, translated to MNGNDRSIVGFVMAGHGMVHIYELSIPILMTIWLLEFSTTAALLGTVVAVGYGLFGVGALPGGLLVDRYGSRTLVVGCLAGMGLSFLVLSVAPSIPGIAVALALWGISASVYHPAGLTLISNGVVDRGRGFAFHGMAGNAGIAGGPLVTALLLLAFDWQTVAMLLAAPALVAAAVGLRIEFDPTAAIDERDAETLDKSTGPESLSAFVDQSRTLFTAGFALVFVVVALNGLYYRGALTFLPDLLGDFLTAAVGDVRLGLFDPDSAVAEEFDLSSYLYAGLLTVGIGGQYLGGRLTERIEPDRGLIVMLSSLCVIALAFVPAARAGLGGLVVASVALGFTLFAMQPLTQATITKYSVPESRGLSFGYTYLAIFGIGALGAAITGTVLTYASVSVMFVVLAGIAATAGAIAVVLVTRP
- a CDS encoding pantoate kinase, with product MAHSAGAFVPGHVTGFFSAHPDDDPTIAGSRGAGVTVDEGVVVRLEPGDGLELNGEPATIEAVDRVLGALRATAHVAVETDLPLGAGFGVSGAAALGTALATNAVFARALSENELVTIAHGAEVQAGTGLGDVVGQARGGFPIRLEPGAPAHGAMDGLPDRRSIEYVNFGELSTAEILTGDTEELTAAGTRALSTLVAEPSVETFMEVSRRFAREADLLTSPVEEAIRAVSEAGGEAAMAMLGETVFALDDGLSAAGYDAERCEVNLTGAHLR
- a CDS encoding monovalent cation/H+ antiporter subunit E — translated: MADHTEEPASGGAVLVPVGESVTLRNTVSYAIEAADEAGLDAVHFVAPVAWHDISDVEAEVRERTESLLTRVSAWVDEDVPEGSPAAETAIIGEDEYLFSPDDYADVLAGYADEHGIDRIIVDPEFSPGGNVPLLRPMEVALAARGFEVSEAPTRRTVRRSRLTRAGGALQFGLLFGVSFLFYQLLGGFAVVTGDSYDLAYELVTGTLTAGIVAGALYTVTLSERVRIGRLAIQLARFALFVPYLLYEIVVSNLYITYIVLHPNLPIDPRMTRVRSAVWGGPAVTTLANSITLTPGTLTVRTRGQYLYVHGLFEGARDGIADGALERAVRFVFYGRRAMTIPGPAERGDYEELQSPRADDATKEGKDES
- a CDS encoding cation:proton antiporter gives rise to the protein MLTPIFLGAAAVLVVLALVVLYRAVVGPTMQDRVVAVNVLGTKTVLILALLAVALDSESFIDIALVYALLNFLMAVAISKFTVKRGGVI
- the mnhG gene encoding monovalent cation/H(+) antiporter subunit G: MNDLRLAAILVLLAAGVFFTLVSVVGVIRLPDVYSRAHTASQTDTLGAGLVVASVVLAYGVDSGVIKAVLLLVFIFITNPTAAHAIARAAYEEGIEPWTEGDDRR
- a CDS encoding DUF4040 domain-containing protein, with amino-acid sequence MSAVGFALAGFVVVTAVATALLRDTLAVIIVFAAYSLGMALLYSLLLAPDVALTEAAIGAGVTTILLLVTITKTTRPRTEEIFASVNWPAATVSVGLAAVLLAITGAIPVENFLGGTTPVTGAAGTPGEAVTGHYLASSYAETGVTNAVTAVLAGYRGFDTFGEAVVVFSAGVAVVLVLRRGEFL